The Pyxidicoccus xibeiensis genome contains the following window.
CTTGTCGTAGAAGGCGGCTGCTTCAAGCGAGGTCGCGCCTGCATCAAGGCGCACGAGGGACTGGAGCATCAGCTCCGCCGGCTTGTGCTCGCTCGCGGACGGCATGTGCGGGTGGATCGTCTTGCCGCCCTTGCGCGACTGGGGGCCGAACGCGAACGCCGCGTCAATGAGCATGGGCGCTTCGTAGCGCCGATCACGCAGATGCTTCACCGCCGACCCCGCGAGACCGCTGACCTCCCTGAAGCCCGCCGCCGCCAGCGCTATCGCCTGGAGCAGCGTTGTCTTTGCCGTCCCGTTCTCGCCAATCATCACCGTCCACATGCGCGGCGCACCGCGATGCGTGAAGTCGAGTTCAAAGGCCGCAAGCCGCTTCAGATGCTCGACCTTGAGGTGGCGGATATACATGGGCGCAAGCTCACACGCGGGGGGAGCGTGCCGCAAGGGACTTGCCCATCCTCTTCATGACGGCTCGCTACGCGCCCATTACCCGCCGCCCTCGGGTTCCTTCAGCTCCGCCAGGAGCCCGCTCAGCCACGTCCTCCAGGCCACCGGCACGTCGAATTCCTCCGTGCCCAGGCCGCCTCCCAGGCTCCACGACACGGGGCACAGCGCATACACCTGTGCCCGCGCCGTGCTCATCAGCAGCTTCAAGAGATTGAACCGCTGCACCGGCGCACCGAAGGTCTTGAGCTCGAAGTGCTCCGCGGACACCTTCGCCAGCCCCAGCGCGTGGCGGCACGCCTCCTCGAAGCCGCCCAGCCGGTCCACCAGGCCCAGGTCCTTCGCGCGCATCCCCGAGTACACCCGGCCCTCCGCCAGCGCGTGGATCTCCTCCGTCGTCCGCCCCCGCGCCTTCGCCACGTGCCCCAGGAAGGCCTGGTACATCTCCTCGATGTCCGCCTCCAGCGAGGCCCGCTCGTGCGGCGTGAAGCCCCGCGAGTTCGAGAACACGCCCGCGTTCTCCCCTCTCGCAATCAGCTTCCGGTGCACCCCCACCCGCTCCAGCAGCACCGACGCCTCGAACTTGCCCGCGAACACGCCAATCGAGCCCACCACCGCATGCGGCGTCGACCAGATCTCCTTCGCCCCCACCGCCACCATGTAGCCGGCGCTGGCGCACACCTGGTCCATGAACGCGATGACCGGCTTCTTGCGCGCCACCCGCTGCACCACCTCGAGGATCTGCTCCGACGCCAGCGCCACGCCTCCCGGGCTGCTGATGTGGAGCACCACCGCCTTCGAGCGCCTGTCCCTGCCCGCCGCGCGCAGGGCCTTCACCACCGTCTCCGACGTCGCGAACCTCCCGGCACCCCCGCCCCGTCCCTGGGTGATGAGGCCGGAGATGGGAATCATCGCCAGCCTCGGCCGCCGCCGCAGCGGCCTCCAGCGGACCGGCGGGAAGGGCAGCGTCTCCAGGTACGTGGACATCGGCTCCAGCTCCGTCTCCTCCTCGCCCTCCTCCGCCTTCACCAGCCCCAGGTGCACCGGCAGGTCCGTCTCGCTGACCAGCGCATCCGCCAGCCCTGCGTCCACCGCCCGCTTCGCGCTGTAGGGCCCCTGGTCGATGAGCGCCTTCACCTCCTCCGGCGTCTTGCGCCGTCCCCGCGCCACCGCGTCCACCAGGTCCGCGTACCGCTCGTCCAGGAAGGTCTCCACCGTCTTGGCCTGGATGTCGGACACGGCCTTGTGCGTCCACAGCTCCGGCGCCGTCTTGTAGTCACCCCGCCGCACGAAGTGGGCATGGATGCCCACCCGGCTCAGCGCATCCCCGAGGGCCGACGCCTCGGCCACGTAGCCCGTCAGCTCCACCCGCCCCATGGGGGCCAGCAGCACCTCGTCCGCCGCGCACATGACCGGGTACGCGTCCGTCCCCACGCTCACCGCCCAGGTCACCACCCGCTTGCCCGCCGCCCGGAACTCCGCCAGCACCGCCAGCAGCGCGTCCCGCCGGGCCGCCGTCACCTCCAGGTCCTCCAGCTCCAGCAGGATGCCCTTCACCCGGGCGTCCTTCGCCAGCAGCCTCAAGGACTCCCGGAAGCGCTCCAGCGACGTCACGGCGGCCGGCTCCGGACGGCTGCTGCCCCCGAGCTGGAACCGGGGCTGGCGCTGCTCCCGGTACGGCGGGTTCCCCGTCAGCCGGAAGCGCACGTAGGCGGGCCGGTGGCGCGCCCCGAGCAGCCGGAAGGGCGCCCCCAGCAGGGTGCGCAGGAGGATGAGGAGGTTGACGAGGGCGATGAAGGGCAGGCGCAGCATGGCGTCCAGTCCTGGAAGGAAATGTGGGTCTCCGGGCCGTACTGGAGGCCTCTTCCGGGTGCAAGCCTTGTTCTTCCGGTGCGTTGGCTCGTGTTAGCCTCCGCGCCCATGCGCTACGTCCTCCCCCGGCTCGTTCTCGTTCTCGCCCTGACCTCGGGCGGTGCCGCGCTGGCCCAGCCCCGGAAGCAGGTGCAGGAGTTCCAGGCCCCGCGTGAGATGACTCCCGAAGAGCGGGAGGAAGCCAAGCAGCGCGCCATGGGCAACAACCTCAACTCCTATGGCAAGGACATCCAGGTGAAGCAGAAGCCCTTCCCGTGGATGGCCGTGGGCCTCGCCGGCCTCGTGTTCCTCGGGACGGTGCCCTTCGCCATCCGCGCCTACCGGAACACCACCAAGGACATCTCCGGCGCCAACACCGTCGGCGCCCACCGCGAAGACGACGAGGCGGCCTGAGCCTCCCCGGGTCCCCGGGCATTGACCGTCAGCGCGGGCGGACCTCGACGGCGCCACCCGCATCCACGCTGACGTGCACGGGAAGGAAGCGCTCGACGACGCGGGCGTGCGTGGTGAGGTGGTCGGTGATGCGCGCCGCCGTGAAGCGCGTGGTGCCGGGCGTGGCCGGGCCCAGGCGTCCCGCGGCCAGCAGCGCGGCGGGCAGCAGGATCTGATCGGCGAGGTGCTCATCGAGCGCGCCCCCGGTCTCCATGAAGGCCGCCAGGGCCTCGCCGGCCTCGCGTCCCACCTCCTCCGCCGGACGGCCCCGCTCACCCAGGGCGGTGAAGCCGGCGATGGTGTGCTCGAACTGGGCGAGCACGAATGTCACCGTGCCCACCGAGCGGGTGACGGACAGCGGCCGGTTCTCCGCCTCGGCCAGGATGCCCCGCTCGCGCAGGGCGGCCACGGCGGCGCGGGACTGGCGCTCGGCGATGCCGAAGGGCAGCCCGCCGACGAAGGACGACACGCGCACCTCGCGCAGCATGCCCCGGGCGGGCAGCTCCACCAGCAGCGGAGGCTCCTGCGGCGCGCCCACGTCGGCGACGAGCTCCCCCGCGCCCTCCGGGTAGAAGCCCGCGTGCGGCATGGTGAGCTGCACGGGCAGGCCATACGCGCGGGCCACCGGCTGCCAGACGTTGGCGACGTAGTGGAAGCTGGGGCTGTGCGGCAGGTGCGTGCCGCCGCGCAGGGTGAGCCGCCCGCCACCGGCCAGGGCCAGCGGGTAGACGAGGCACTGGAAGAGCAGCGGCGTGCTGCCGGCGGTGCCCACCTCCACGAGGTAGTCCCCGGCCTTCACGGTGCCCGGCTTGAAGGAGAGCTCGGACGCACCCACGGTGGCGCCCTCGCTGGAGCCGCCCCCCAGGGCTTCGGCGCCGCGCACGCAGGCCAGGTGCTGGGGGCGCAGCCCGGGTGGATCCCTCCGCTCGCGCAGGCGGGTGATGTGGAAGGGACGGCCGGTGATGAGCGACAGCGACAGCGCCGAGCGGAGGATCTGCCCTCCCCCCTCACCCTCACTTCCATCGAGCCGCACAGGCCCGCTGTCGGGCCCCTCCGTGCCGGTCATGTCCCTCCCCATCCCTCGCGTTACGTCGTGGCAGGTGCAGCGTAACAGGTACCCCCGGGAATCTGCCCGGGGGCGCGGGCGCGGTGTCGCGCCCGGAACGTCCGGGCGCTACTCGTCCGCGGAGGGCAGCACGCCCACCTTGATGGCGCTGGGGTGCGCCGCCGAGTGGTACACGCGATGGAACGCCCGCGTGAAGTGCTCCTCCTTCGCCTCGAAGATGTTGGGGACGTAGGTCTGCGGGTTGCGGTCGATGAACGGGAACCAGCTCGACTGGACCTGGATCATCACCCTGTGACCGCGCTGGAACGTGTGGAACACGTCGTTGATGACGAAGCGCACCTTCGTCACCTCACCGGCCTTGAAGGGCTTGGGCTCGCTGTAGCTGTCGCGGAAGCGGCCGCGGAACGGCTCACCGCGCACCAGCGTCTGCTGGCCGCCCCGGTTCCGCTTCCCTGCCTCCTCGTCCGCCTTCGTCCACCCGCGCGTCTTGCCGGGGTTCACGTCCACCAGCTTCACCACCCAGTCCGCGTCGGTGCCGGTGGTGGACACCCACAGCTCCGCCTCCAGCGGGCCCGCCAGCGTCAGGTCGCGCTCCAGCGGCTCCGTCTCGAACACCAGCACGTCCGGCCGGCGCGACGCGAAGCGCTGGTCCTCCGTCATGTAGTTCCGGCTCCAGCCCGCATTCAGCTCCTGCGTGTACGGCACCGGCCGGGCCGGGTCGCTCACGTACTCGGCGAAGGACACCGCCGCATCCTTGGGGGCCTGGCGCGACAGGCCGCCCTTCGGGTGGAAGTACAGCCGCGTCTCCTTCAGGCCCTTGGGCGGCCACGTGTCGAAGCGCCGCCAGCGGTTGGCGCCCGTCTCGAACACCAGCGCCTCCGGCAGCTCCGCCTTCTCCCCGCCCTTGAGGTGGTGCTTGAAGAAGCTCAGCGACAGGTCCTGGTACGTCTCGCTCGTCTTGAAGCCGAACTGCGCGTCCCCCAGCTCGGAGCCCTCGGTGCTGTCCCAGCCGCCGTGCGGCCAGGGGCCCATGATGAGGGTGTTGGAGATGCCCGGGTTCTGCTTCTCGATGGAGGCGTACGTGCGCAGCGGCCCGTACAGGTCCTCCGTGTCGTACCAGCCGCCCACCGTCAGCACCGCCGCCTTGATGTTCTTCAGGTGCGGCAGGATGTTCCGCGCCTGCCAGAAGCTGTCGTAGTTGGGGTGCGCGGCGACTTCGTTCCAGAAGCCCACCTCCCCCTTGAAGTGCGTCTCGTTCGCGTTGCGCAGCGGGCCCAGGTCCAGGAAGAACTCGTACCCGTCCGGGGTGCCGTGCTCGAAGGGCTTCCACTCCTCGTTGTCGGTGGGCAGGGGGCGGGGCTTGCCGAACGCCGCGAAGAAGTTGAACGTCAGCGCCAGGTTGAACGCGCCGTGCCGGTGCATGTCGTCCCAGAACCAGTCGGCGATGGGGGCCTGCGGCGACACCGCCTTGAGCGCGGGGTGCGAGTCGATGGCGCCCGCCGACGTGTAGAAGCCGGGGTAGGAGATGCCCCACTGCCCCACGCGGCCGTTGTGGTTCGCCACGCGCTTGAGCAGCCAGTCGATGGTGTCGTACGTGTCGGTGCTCTCGTCGATGTCCTTCGGCCCGGCCTTCTTCGGGTTGTGCGGGCGGACGTTGACGAACTCGCCCTCGGACATGTGGCGGCCGCGCACGTCCTGGAAGGCGAAGATGAAGCCCTCCTTCTCGAAGGCCTCGGTGGGCCCGAGCTCGGGCGGGTACCGGTCCACGCCATACGGCGCGACGGTGTAGGGCGTGCGCACCAGCAGGATGGGGTAGCGCTTGCCCGGCGAGGCGTCGGCGGGGACGTACACGGAGGTGAACAGCCGCGTGCCGTCCCGCATGGGGATGCGGTACTCGAACTTGGTGAACTGCGTGCGGATGCGCTCCGTCCGCGCTTCGGACCGGCCGTACGGGAGCTTCGGGGGGGTGGCCTGGGCCCAGCTGGGACTGGAGAGGGAGAACAGCAGGAGTGCCGCGAGGCTGCGGGACACGGAGTGCATGCACGCTCCTGGAGGAGAGGGCGACATTCTGGGAGAAGACGGGCGGTGCTGGAAGGCATTGCGCCGCGGCGCCCCCAACGCGGGCCGCGCACCTTTGTTCCCTGAATCCGCGCAACGGCCGCTACGCCGCGCCGCGTGAAGCGCCCTATTGCCGCTCTGGCGCTTCCGGAGGGGGCTGCGTCACGGGCTCGCGGAGCGCCTCCAGCTCGCGCTGGGCCACCTGGAGCTGGGTGGACAGCTCCCGCACGCGGAGCTCCTGTCGCCGCACGGCATCGCGGGCGAAGAACAGCTCCACGTACAGGGACACCCGGGCCCGGAGCAGCTCCGACACCAGGGGCTTGCGCTGGTAGTCCACCGAGCCCCGGGCATACGCCTTGAGCATCTCCGGGTCATCGCCATCCGAGGCCGTGAGCAGGAGCACCGGGGTGCGCCGGGTGCGCTCCCGCTCACGCAGCAGCGCGAGGACGTCGAGGCCGCTCATGTCCCCCAGGCGCAGGTCCAGGAGGATGGCGGCGAAGTCGTCGGTGAGGACCTTGCGGAGGGCCTCCTGCCCGGACGAGGCGCGCACCAGCCGGTGCCCCATGGGCGCGAGGATGCACTCCAGCGCGAAGAGGTTCGACGGAAGGTCGTCGACCAGCAGGAGGCTCGCCTCCCCCGGAGCGGAGGCGGCACTGGGGGTCGCGGAGGAAGCTGGGGTGCGGGGCTCGGACACTGGGGCAAGGATGGCTGCTCCCGGGCCACATCCCGCGGATCATCCGCGGGCTTTCCGGGTGCTCTGACGGGAAGGAAACACTCCGTCATTCCGAGCCCCGATGCCAGCGTCCGGTGCTCGCACCAGCCGTCTCAGCCCCGCCCCTCCCCGCCTTCCTCCGGGCCTCCGTCCAGGCCGTACTTGCGCAGCTTGTCGTGCAGCGTGGCGCGGCCGATGCCCAGCCGGCGCGAGGCCTCGCTGCGGTTGCCCCCGGCGATGCGCAGGGCGTCCAGGATGAGGCCACGCTCGTACGCCTCCACGCGCTCCTTGAGGCCCGCGCCTTCCGGAGCCTCGCCGCCCGCCGCCCCCGCCGGGGAGACGACGGCCGTTGGAGCGCCGCCCTCCGGGTCCGGTGCCGGCAGCAGCCCCAGGTCCAGCTCGCCTTCGCTGGAGAGGGCCACCAGGCTCTCCAGGGTGTTCTCCAGCTCGCGCACGTTGCCGGGCCAGGGCAGCGCGCGGAGCTTCTCGAAGAAGCCCGGAGGCACCTTGAGCGGCCCCGTGTGGAAGCGGTCGCTGAAGCGGTCCAGGAACATGCGCGCCAGCACCGGGATGTCCTCGGGACGCTCGCGCAGCGGCGGCACTCGCAGCTGCACCACGTTGAGGCGGTAGTAGAGGTCCTCGCGGAACGTCCCCTCCGCGGCCCGGCGGCGCAAGTCCCGGTGCGTGGCGGCGAGGATGCGCACGTCCACCTTCACGGGCCGGTCCTCGCCCACCGGCCGCACCTCGCCCTCCTGCAGCACGCGCAGCAGCTTGGCCTGGAGCGGCGGGGCCAGCTCGCCCACCTCGTCCAGCAGCAGCGTGCCGCCGTCCGCCTCGCGGAACAGGCCCTGGCGCACGCGGTGCGCGCCGGTGAAGGCCCCCTTCGAGTGGCCGAACAGCTCCGCCTCCGCCAGCTCCTCGGTGAGCGCCGCGCAGTTGAAGCGCAGGTAGGGCCCGGCGGCGCGGGGCGACGCGCGGACCAGCGCCTCCGCCACCCGCTCCTTGCCGGTGCCGCTCTCCCCGGTGATGAGCACCGTCACGTCCCGCGAGCCCGCGCGCTGGACGAGCTGCGCCAGCCGGCGCATGGGCTCCGAGGCAAAGACGAGCGAGCGGGACAGGTTGAGCTCGCCGGCCAGCCGCTCGTTCTCATCGCGCAGCCGCACCGCCTCCAGCGCGCGGGAGACGACGGCCAGCAGCTCGTCCACGTCGAATGGCTTGCGGAAGTAGTCGTACGCCCCCGCCTTCATCGCCTCCACCGCGAAGCGCTCGGAGCCGTGCGCGGTGACGACGATGATGCGCGGGGCCCCGGGCTGGCCCTGCACCCGCTTCACCAGCTCCAGCCCGTCCAGGCGCGGCATGCGCAGGTCGGTGATGACCAGCTCGTAGGGCTTCGTGGCCAGCTTCTGCAGCGCGACCTCGCCGTCCTCCGCCACGTCCACCGTCACGCCCGGCAGGCTGCGCAGCGTCTCGCGCAGCGTGAAGCGCACGCCCGCGTCGTCGTCCACCACCAGCACGTTGCCGGGCTGCGGTGCCTCCGCGTCCCCTGCCCTAGCCATGGGCCACCTCGCGCCCGTGCACGGGGCCCAGCGTGTCCGCGGGCAGCTCGCGCGGCAGCAGCAGCTCCGCCACGCAGCCGCGGGAAGGTGCGTTCGCCAGCGTCAGCTCGCCCCCGTGCTGGCGCGCCAGCGCGCGCGCCACCGTCAGCCCCAGCCCGGAGCCCTTCGCCTTGGTGGTGACGCCCGCCTCGAAGACGCGCCCGGCCACCTCCGGCGGCAGCCCGGAGCCCTCGTCGCGGACGAACACCCGGACCTCCCCCGTGGAGGTGGACTCCAGCGCCAGTGTCACCAGGCCACCGCGAGGGCTGGCCTCGATGGCGTTGTGGAGCAGGTTCATCAGCACCTGCTTCACCTTGCGCGGGTCACACCTCGCGTGGATGGAGCTCTCTGCCTCCCGCGCGAGCCGGACGCCGCGCTCATGGGCCAGCCCCTCGTGCAGCACGAGCGCCTCGTCGCACAGCGCCGTCAGGTCCACCTCGCTGACCGACAGGGGGACGAGCGGCCGGGAGAAGTTGAGGAACTCCTCCAGGATGCCCTGCATGCGCACCACCTCGCTGGACAGCACCTCCAGCCGCTCGGTGGGCTGCGCGCGGCCGGCCTCCCGCACCATGAGCTGGGTGAGCCCCTTCACGGTGGCCAGCGGGTTCTTCAGCTCGTGGGCAATCTCCGCGGACATGGACTCCAGCACGCGCGAGTAGGTGCGGTGCGTGGCCAGCAGCTCGTCCCGCTGCGCGAGCGCCTCCCGCAGCATGTCGTCGAAGGTGTTGCGTATGCCGATGCCCATCACGTTGGACAGGATGATGAGCAGCGCCATCGTCACCGCCACCGCGATGAGCAGCCCCTGGGCCGGAGTCCCCATGAAGGGCAGGGGCAGGTGCGGCAACCAGCCCAGGAGCTGGAGCATGGCCATGACCGTGAGCGCCAGGAGCTCCGTGGCCATCACCCACAGCTGGTGCTTCCAGGGAAGGACGGTGGCGCCCATGTATGCGAGCGGGAGGACCACCGGCAGCAGCGGACTGGCGAGCCCTCCCGTCCCCACCACCAGGCACTGCTGGAACAGCACGCCTACGAAGATGTTGAAGGGCACGGTGCGCTTCGTCAGCCCCTCGCGGTTGTAGCGGCGCAGCTCGTAGTAGAAGAACGTGAGGGCGCACACCGTCACCGTCCCCATCCAGGCCAGCCGCCAGGGCGCCGGGTCCAACAGCGCCGTTCCCGTCAGCACCAGCAGCAGCTTCGGCCCCGCGAACGCGCGCACCCGCACGATGATGCCGAAGATGCGCCCCAGGTGCTTGGCCTGGATGTCCTTGAAGCTGCGCTGCGTCCGCGAGTCCATCCGCACGTCCCCTTCCGCTCACGCCTCCGGGCTCATGGTATGCCGGCCCGGCCGCCCTCGATGACCCGAAGCGCGGGCCGGCGCACGCGCTTCTTGGTTTCCTCACCCCTGGCACCCTGCCCGCCCGCGCCGCGAGCCCCACCGGCCTTGCGGCCAGGCTCCCGCGGCACGACCTTGGTGGCCCGCCGGGGTGCGGCGCGGGTGCCCGCCGACTTGCTGCCCCTGCGCGCAGAGCCGCTTCGCGAGCGTGGCGCCGCCTTGGATGCGGCGCGCGGGGCGCTCGGGAACGGCAGACAGAAGAACAGGTACATGTCGAGCAGCATGGGGGCTTCTTCCCCTTCCTCGGGTGCGCACGGGATGTG
Protein-coding sequences here:
- the sppA gene encoding signal peptide peptidase SppA, producing MLRLPFIALVNLLILLRTLLGAPFRLLGARHRPAYVRFRLTGNPPYREQRQPRFQLGGSSRPEPAAVTSLERFRESLRLLAKDARVKGILLELEDLEVTAARRDALLAVLAEFRAAGKRVVTWAVSVGTDAYPVMCAADEVLLAPMGRVELTGYVAEASALGDALSRVGIHAHFVRRGDYKTAPELWTHKAVSDIQAKTVETFLDERYADLVDAVARGRRKTPEEVKALIDQGPYSAKRAVDAGLADALVSETDLPVHLGLVKAEEGEEETELEPMSTYLETLPFPPVRWRPLRRRPRLAMIPISGLITQGRGGGAGRFATSETVVKALRAAGRDRRSKAVVLHISSPGGVALASEQILEVVQRVARKKPVIAFMDQVCASAGYMVAVGAKEIWSTPHAVVGSIGVFAGKFEASVLLERVGVHRKLIARGENAGVFSNSRGFTPHERASLEADIEEMYQAFLGHVAKARGRTTEEIHALAEGRVYSGMRAKDLGLVDRLGGFEEACRHALGLAKVSAEHFELKTFGAPVQRFNLLKLLMSTARAQVYALCPVSWSLGGGLGTEEFDVPVAWRTWLSGLLAELKEPEGGG
- the rtcA gene encoding RNA 3'-terminal phosphate cyclase → MTGTEGPDSGPVRLDGSEGEGGGQILRSALSLSLITGRPFHITRLRERRDPPGLRPQHLACVRGAEALGGGSSEGATVGASELSFKPGTVKAGDYLVEVGTAGSTPLLFQCLVYPLALAGGGRLTLRGGTHLPHSPSFHYVANVWQPVARAYGLPVQLTMPHAGFYPEGAGELVADVGAPQEPPLLVELPARGMLREVRVSSFVGGLPFGIAERQSRAAVAALRERGILAEAENRPLSVTRSVGTVTFVLAQFEHTIAGFTALGERGRPAEEVGREAGEALAAFMETGGALDEHLADQILLPAALLAAGRLGPATPGTTRFTAARITDHLTTHARVVERFLPVHVSVDAGGAVEVRPR
- a CDS encoding CocE/NonD family hydrolase, whose translation is MHSVSRSLAALLLFSLSSPSWAQATPPKLPYGRSEARTERIRTQFTKFEYRIPMRDGTRLFTSVYVPADASPGKRYPILLVRTPYTVAPYGVDRYPPELGPTEAFEKEGFIFAFQDVRGRHMSEGEFVNVRPHNPKKAGPKDIDESTDTYDTIDWLLKRVANHNGRVGQWGISYPGFYTSAGAIDSHPALKAVSPQAPIADWFWDDMHRHGAFNLALTFNFFAAFGKPRPLPTDNEEWKPFEHGTPDGYEFFLDLGPLRNANETHFKGEVGFWNEVAAHPNYDSFWQARNILPHLKNIKAAVLTVGGWYDTEDLYGPLRTYASIEKQNPGISNTLIMGPWPHGGWDSTEGSELGDAQFGFKTSETYQDLSLSFFKHHLKGGEKAELPEALVFETGANRWRRFDTWPPKGLKETRLYFHPKGGLSRQAPKDAAVSFAEYVSDPARPVPYTQELNAGWSRNYMTEDQRFASRRPDVLVFETEPLERDLTLAGPLEAELWVSTTGTDADWVVKLVDVNPGKTRGWTKADEEAGKRNRGGQQTLVRGEPFRGRFRDSYSEPKPFKAGEVTKVRFVINDVFHTFQRGHRVMIQVQSSWFPFIDRNPQTYVPNIFEAKEEHFTRAFHRVYHSAAHPSAIKVGVLPSADE
- a CDS encoding response regulator; this encodes MSEPRTPASSATPSAASAPGEASLLLVDDLPSNLFALECILAPMGHRLVRASSGQEALRKVLTDDFAAILLDLRLGDMSGLDVLALLRERERTRRTPVLLLTASDGDDPEMLKAYARGSVDYQRKPLVSELLRARVSLYVELFFARDAVRRQELRVRELSTQLQVAQRELEALREPVTQPPPEAPERQ
- a CDS encoding sigma-54-dependent transcriptional regulator: MARAGDAEAPQPGNVLVVDDDAGVRFTLRETLRSLPGVTVDVAEDGEVALQKLATKPYELVITDLRMPRLDGLELVKRVQGQPGAPRIIVVTAHGSERFAVEAMKAGAYDYFRKPFDVDELLAVVSRALEAVRLRDENERLAGELNLSRSLVFASEPMRRLAQLVQRAGSRDVTVLITGESGTGKERVAEALVRASPRAAGPYLRFNCAALTEELAEAELFGHSKGAFTGAHRVRQGLFREADGGTLLLDEVGELAPPLQAKLLRVLQEGEVRPVGEDRPVKVDVRILAATHRDLRRRAAEGTFREDLYYRLNVVQLRVPPLRERPEDIPVLARMFLDRFSDRFHTGPLKVPPGFFEKLRALPWPGNVRELENTLESLVALSSEGELDLGLLPAPDPEGGAPTAVVSPAGAAGGEAPEGAGLKERVEAYERGLILDALRIAGGNRSEASRRLGIGRATLHDKLRKYGLDGGPEEGGEGRG
- a CDS encoding sensor histidine kinase, whose product is MDSRTQRSFKDIQAKHLGRIFGIIVRVRAFAGPKLLLVLTGTALLDPAPWRLAWMGTVTVCALTFFYYELRRYNREGLTKRTVPFNIFVGVLFQQCLVVGTGGLASPLLPVVLPLAYMGATVLPWKHQLWVMATELLALTVMAMLQLLGWLPHLPLPFMGTPAQGLLIAVAVTMALLIILSNVMGIGIRNTFDDMLREALAQRDELLATHRTYSRVLESMSAEIAHELKNPLATVKGLTQLMVREAGRAQPTERLEVLSSEVVRMQGILEEFLNFSRPLVPLSVSEVDLTALCDEALVLHEGLAHERGVRLAREAESSIHARCDPRKVKQVLMNLLHNAIEASPRGGLVTLALESTSTGEVRVFVRDEGSGLPPEVAGRVFEAGVTTKAKGSGLGLTVARALARQHGGELTLANAPSRGCVAELLLPRELPADTLGPVHGREVAHG